The DNA window ATCGgaacctataatatattaagtGTTGGTTTTTTTAAATGAACTGGCACCATAAAAACCAAGCTGAGCCAGCATATCCTTATTCATCCACCCATGCACCCACGCCTACCCATCCTCTCTCTTGACGACTATGTCTCTCCATTCTTATCCCTACCCttcgccatctctctctctcagctcgTCTCCAACCTCctcccctcgtcgagctcctccCCGACTATGCATGTCTCCTCCTCTCTATTTGCCGCCCCTCTTCCTACTCCTCCTCTACCATACGTCACGGTCTCGAttgattcctcctcctccaccaccggacAGCGATGGTGAGGAGGACCAAAGCTGCGGCTCACCAATGCCCGGCCGCAGGATCCGGTGGCGTGACCGCGTGACTGCTAGGACGACTAGAtctagcggcgacggcgatggaaaAGAAGGCTAGATCCACAAATCCCTCCTTTTGTCTCCTTTCCAATCGGCACCCTGAAGCAGTGGCATCGACAAGGCACCAAAGTCCGCCGGTGGGAGCCCTTGCTCCGTCACCAGCGACTACAGTAGCGTTACCAGTACCAGTTTCAAGGGCTCCACTCAACTTGGCCCTCCACTTGTCGCGAGCCCCACAGTCGTGTTTGACGACCTCACTACAGCCTCCGCATCTGTTGCCTGAGCGGAGGCCATGGAGGAGGCTCTTGGTGCCACCCTGCCAcccatcaccaccacctctcGGTGTGTTCTCCTCTGCTGATTTTGTGTATGTGATTTTATTCATCAATGTTTATTACGTGATTATGTTCTTGGATGGGGATGATGGGGATCTCAGGGGATGCTTCTTAATTGGATGGGGATCTCAGGGTGATCGGGAAATGCTTCATTCAAGCCAATCATTGAGCCATCTTTGTTTTTATTCCTGGAACCTCAGAGGTACCGTTTAAGACCGACACCTTTGATTCCCCCCATCGCTGCCACCCGATTGGTGTCGGCTAGGAAATCCGGTACCTATGGGTTTTCCCAACCGATACCAAAGTGCATTTATGTAGTAGCATATAGCTTTATCCTCTCGTTAGAGATATTTATTTCCATGTGATTGTTAGCCGGTAAACTGgagaaaatatataatcaaaAATATACATATGATGGAAATATAGAAACtatcataaaataaaaaaatagacattTGATATTTGTCAACGTCACTATGAGCAAAACTTTTACCCCTAGATTTAACTatgagtaaaagttttatatcCTACGTTAGTTTTGTATAAGAAATATTCATATCTTATGGGTAATGACATtgatataaaaaagttttactcatcatgatttggataaatctcaagtgtttattttattttctattgtaGTTTTGAGTTTTAATTCACTGCGTATTTTTCCTGTCAAGATTGGATTTCAATCATTGAACAGTAAACATACCTTAACTTGTACGATTAAACTGAATAGTTTCAGTAGACACGATCAAACTACTACTTGGCTCTTGCTAAGACTTCCCCACGTGTAAACCTCACACTAGCTCTTGTATCTACAAAGTCTTTATTGGAAAAAAGGTTGCAAAAAGGACACCGGTACCTCCAAAATATCAGTGCAAGTTCTTACGTAAGCTCAATTATTACGCCTTTGTTTGGCACTACTTTAAATTTTACTCcaaaccaaattttaaatttttagattGTTTTAAGTGATATTTTTGTCACTTTTGATGTCTAGCTCTATTTTCAGGATTGCTGAGaagataattttaaaaatataactaaaagttctttaaaaaaaccaaaatttaaaatccaAAATTGCTTTCGAATATAATAAAGTTATGCCAATTGTTGAAAATACATGCAATTTATTCAAGTGATTATATGAAAACTTCTCTACAAATAATTGAGGCCATTAGTGCGAGGACGGAGGTTTCCCTAACAAAAAATTACAACGAAGTaggaaggagaaaaagaaatttAGGCTTATAAGCATATTTCCCGAATAGCTAAACAACGTTATTTTTTCAAAAGCTTTCTCTATATATAGAGATTCTTTTTTTAGAAGAATGAATAAATCAAATTTTgtatttataatagttaatacttaatttatTAATGACCCATCTCGATTTAAATGCCACTAGTAAGCTAAATCAAAACTCATATTCGAACAAAGCCCTACTgttatatatgttaaatatataCAGAAAAATACATCCAAAATGAGTGCAAGAGAACTCTTGGAAATCTATGATTTAAGAGGGTAGCAATATTTATGGcacaacatttaaaaaaaaagtcaaatcaTTTTTACATTATAAATTACCTGGACTTATATTGTAATTATACCATAAATTTagtactataattatatattgtaAGTTTCAGTCATATTTCTAACACTCATTATATAAGAAAATTTGCATTAAAAGCATTTGATAACCTACTTGAAAGAATAGATAGATCATGTACGATCCATACAAATAGGAGAGAACAGAGAATGTCCAAAATGTGGTGGCATATTTTCAGCAAAATTGATAATTGAATGTATCACAGACAAATGAAGTCGGATGCGTTATATATTGCGACGATGACACATCAATTTTTGTTTTCACAATATTAACCATTAATACAACTATCACTATACATAGAGATCAATTTGTAAAAAACTTGCAAGGCATGAAAATAAAAGTATCTTTAATTTGTCGACAGCCATGGAAGCTTTTGTTCGCATGCATATGCACAGAAATGAGCTTCCGACTTTGGTTTGGTCCAATTACTTTGGGGAAGGGAGAAGAACTTATGGTGCGGTGTGGATTCTTGGCTGTATGACTACCTAttagagtttaaattttgtgTGTGTTGATACCAACGAATATTACAAACATGCaatcatataaaaatttattcttATGATTGTGgagtgcaagaaaaaaaaagaaattaaattttaagttgcttgtttgtggagtgatatataacatattaatacatcttcttttttttttttataaatattttattgacATATAAGCAACGGAAGAAGTCCTCGCGAGTTTAAAATGCACTGTCAAGTGTCAAGTCATGGAGGCAAGTGTACCACAGAACCAGCATCACAATGACAAACATAGAACCTTCAGACTTTGGTGTGTTACTGTTACGTGTGCATCGTCCGTGTAATAATTCTTCAAGCAAAATGCACAAATATAGCAAAAATACATATGATTTCTCAAGCCATGAGCACTTCGTCGATGAGCCTATCGATGTTCTGCACGGACCGGCCAcccggcttcgccgccgcgacggcgctgTCCCTGAGCtcggccacgcgccgccgcatctccctccccttctccccgtCCATGGCCTCCCGTATCagcgcctccacctcgccgcgccgcaCGTCGTCGGGGATCTCCGCCCCGATCCCCCACTCCGTGCGCTTGTACCGGCAGTTGGTCTGCTGCTCGGCGAAGAACGGCCAGCACACCatcggcacgccgccggcgatgctctccagcgtcgagttccaGCCGGAGTGGGTGAGGAACACCCCCACCGCCTCGTGCTCCAGCACCTCCGCCTGCGGGCACCACGTCGTCAGCATccccctcgcctccgccgccgccgcgaactccggcggcagcgcgggggcggcgccgccgtcgcccttcaCGAGGTCGGGGCGCACGTTCCACAGGAACGCGTAGCCGCTGCCGGCGAGCCCCCACGCGAACTCCGCCAGGTGCTCGGCCGACATCACCGTGATGCTCCCGAAGTTGACGTACACCacggagcgcggcggccggccgtccAGCCACCGGAGCGCCTCGCCCTGCTCCTTCCACAGGTTGgacccgacgccggcgacggggctGTCCGCCGGCACGTTGCTCCGCGCCGCCAGGTGGAGCGGGCCGACGGTGTAGATCGGCGGGAGCAGCGCGGCCATGGCGCCCatcagcggcgacgacggcgcgtcgAGCTCGTCGAAGGTGTTGATGATCACCGCCTCCGCCAGCGACATGCTCGCCGTCACGTGGACGAAGAAGTTGAACATGATGTCGTCGCGGTCCGTGCTCCGCACGAAGCTCGGGAGGTCGCGCAGCCGCAGGTCGCCGGGCATGCCCGGGATCCAATCCACCGTCGTGTCCAAGTGCCCATTGCTGAGGTCAGCCTCGCCTGCCAAAACACGTACAGATTTTTAGCATGGATAGAGAATTGAATTAGGAAGTTCGCCATGGATGATCTACTTTTGAGGGGGAAGAGGCCGCGGTCAAGAAGGTGTTTGTAGTGGTAGTAGCCCATGAACCCGCACGCGCTGGCCGTCCAGAGCGTGGCGCAGCGGAGGCCGAGCTCCCGCGCGGCGTGGATGCCGAACGCCATGTTGCTGTCGGCGACGACGCAGGtgacgcgccgcgccgcgccgtccgcggcggcggcggcggcggcctcgtcgtcgaGCTTGGCGAGGAGCGACATGAACCTGGGAAGCCAGGTGGTGCGGACGGAGTGGCAGAGGGCCGGGACGTCCTGGGTGGCGTCGGCGTCAGACGGCGGGAGGccgtcgtccatggcggcgaaGCGGAAGCCGGGGGCGCCGTCGAGCGCGCGGGCGCCgcgggcgcggaggaggcggcggtggttgaACTCGTTGTTGACGAAGGTGACGTGGAAGCCGCGGGAGTATAGCAGCTTCGCCAGCGTCAGCATCGGCGTGACGTGGCCCTGCGCCGGGTACGGCACCATCACGGCGTgcggccgcgcctccgccgccgccggcaacgaccccatctcgccgccggcaaAAAAACAACGACGACTATCTACGTGTCAGCTCTGCACCGTgcgttgtatatatatatatatatatacttttgtgTGTTTTGTCATTTGTGTGGTCTGGTTCGATGCggttacacatatatatagtggCTTCAGC is part of the Oryza glaberrima chromosome 4, OglaRS2, whole genome shotgun sequence genome and encodes:
- the LOC127769836 gene encoding 7-deoxyloganetin glucosyltransferase-like — translated: MGSLPAAAEARPHAVMVPYPAQGHVTPMLTLAKLLYSRGFHVTFVNNEFNHRRLLRARGARALDGAPGFRFAAMDDGLPPSDADATQDVPALCHSVRTTWLPRFMSLLAKLDDEAAAAAAADGAARRVTCVVADSNMAFGIHAARELGLRCATLWTASACGFMGYYHYKHLLDRGLFPLKSEADLSNGHLDTTVDWIPGMPGDLRLRDLPSFVRSTDRDDIMFNFFVHVTASMSLAEAVIINTFDELDAPSSPLMGAMAALLPPIYTVGPLHLAARSNVPADSPVAGVGSNLWKEQGEALRWLDGRPPRSVVYVNFGSITVMSAEHLAEFAWGLAGSGYAFLWNVRPDLVKGDGGAAPALPPEFAAAAEARGMLTTWCPQAEVLEHEAVGVFLTHSGWNSTLESIAGGVPMVCWPFFAEQQTNCRYKRTEWGIGAEIPDDVRRGEVEALIREAMDGEKGREMRRRVAELRDSAVAAAKPGGRSVQNIDRLIDEVLMA